A genomic segment from Hevea brasiliensis isolate MT/VB/25A 57/8 unplaced genomic scaffold, ASM3005281v1 Scaf81, whole genome shotgun sequence encodes:
- the LOC131177759 gene encoding uncharacterized protein LOC131177759 gives MGEEHEIEVKLKEKKDECESESTSTKAKASKEANEEKEDKKKIEEKYVPLQYKPPLPFPQRFHKAQLDKQFGKFLEVLKKLYINIPFTDVISQMPSYAKFLREILSNKRRLEDYETVALTEKCSALLQNKLPPKLKDPGSFSIPCHIGETSIERALCDLGASVSLMPLSICEKLKIGDLKPTTISLQLADRSIKYPVGILENVPLKVGKFFIPVDFIVLEMEEDVRTPIILGRPFLATAGANIDVKNGKLKLTVGEEEIEFNLFQHSKEPAVMNSCYRVDVIEHDAG, from the coding sequence ATGGGGGAAGAACACGAAATTGAAGTAAagttgaaagaaaagaaagatgagTGTGAGAGTGAATCCACTTCAACTAAAGCTAAAGCTAGTAAGGAAGCAAATGAAGAGaaagaagataaaaagaaaatagaagagaaaTATGTGCCTCTGCAGTACAAGCCACCATTGCCCTTTCCTCAGAGGTTTCATAAAGCACAATTAGATAAGCAGTTTGGGAAATTCCTTGAAGTTttgaagaagttgtatatcaacatTCCATTCACCGATGTCATTtctcaaatgccttcttatgctaagtttttgagggagattttatcaaataaaagaaGGTTGGAAGATTATGAAACTGTTGCACTTACTGAGAAGTGCAGTGCTTTATTGCAGAACAAGCTCCCACCTAAGCTGAAAGATCCTGGaagtttttccataccatgtcacattggagaAACAAGTATTGAGAGAGCATTATGTGACTTGGGGGCTAGTGTTAGCTTGATGCCACTTTCCATATGTGAGAAGTTAAAGATTGGAGATCTAAAGCCCACAACTATTTCTttgcagttagctgacagatctatAAAGTATCCAGTTGGGATTTTAGAGAATGTACCATTAAAAGTTGGGAAGTTTTTCATTCCAGTGGATTTTATTGTActagagatggaggaggatgtaagaACGCCCATCATACTTGGAAGGCCATTTTTAGCCACTGCAGGAGCTAATATAGATGTAAAGAATGGGAAATTGAAGTTGACAGTGGGGGAGGAGGAAATAGAGTTTAATTTATTCCAACATTCCAAGGAACCAGCTGTGATGAATTCTTGTTATAGGGTAGATGTTATAGAGCATGATGCTGGCTGA